The following proteins come from a genomic window of Lolium rigidum isolate FL_2022 chromosome 5, APGP_CSIRO_Lrig_0.1, whole genome shotgun sequence:
- the LOC124656547 gene encoding C-factor-like translates to MRGSTLRAAMSTVVRAFSSSPAAPGGGGGGVSMVQGASRGIGLEFVRQLLRRSDQVRVVATCRAPDSAAELQELRREHARRLTVLPLDVTDESTIEAAAAAVGETHGSLDLLINAAGILSIPNVIQPETSLSKVRKSSLLLAYEVNAVGPILVIKHMRPFLKIGASLETGKGFSLVANMSARVGSVGDNALGGWHSYRASKTALNQLTKTASVELGKKDNIACILLHPGTVDTDLSRPFQRNVAKDKLFTREFSVQKLLSIIDNAKKTDNGKFFAWDGQEIPW, encoded by the exons CGCTCAGAGCGGCGATGTCGACGGTGGTCAGGGCCTTCTCGTCCTCCCCCGcggcccccggcggcggcggcggcggcgtctccatgGTGCAGGGCGCGTCGCGGGGCATCGGGCTCGAGTTC GTGAGGCAGCTGCTGCGGAGGAGCGACCAGGTCCGCGTCGTGGCGACGTGCCGCGCCCCGGACTCCGCGGCCGAGCTCCAGGAGCTGAGGCGGGAGCACGCGCGGCGCCTCACCGTGCTGCCGCTGGACGTCACCGACGAGAGCACCATAGAG GCTGCGGCGGCCGCAGTCGGGGAGACCCACGGATCTCTGGACCTGCTGATCAATGCCGCCGGCATCCTTTCCATCCCAAATGTCATACAGCCAG AGACCTCACTGAGCAAAGTTCGGAAGTCGTCCCTGCTACTGGCGTATGAAGTCAATGCTGTTGGACCTATTCTAGTCATCAAG CACATGCGCCCGTTCCTTAAGATTGGCGCCAGCTTGGAAACAGGGAAAGGTTTCTCGTTGGTTGCAAATATGAGTGCCAGGGTTGGCTCGGTAGGAGATAATGCTCTGGGAGGCTGGCATTCCTACAGAGCTTCTAAAACAGCACTGAATCAAT TGACAAAGACTGCATCAGTCGAATTGGGCAAGAAGGACAACATTGCTTGCATTTTGCTACATCCAGGAACAGTTGACACCGACCTCTCACGGCCATTCCAAAGAAATGTGGCAAAGGATAAGCTCTTCACGAGGGAGTTCTCTGTACAAAAGCTCCTGTCCATCATCGACAATGCCAAGAAGACTGACAACGGGAAGTTCTTCGCTTGGGATGGTCAAGAGATCCCATGGTGA